From one Trifolium pratense cultivar HEN17-A07 linkage group LG1, ARS_RC_1.1, whole genome shotgun sequence genomic stretch:
- the LOC123896517 gene encoding filament-like plant protein 1 translates to MLFCVDVNVGLVDTMTDKKRWLWKRKSSEKSSGEAESSGSVSSHSERYSDEQEVSKESSNGSSHSPDVTSKAVACAEDVDDSSVMNEQLHDEVALTPLSTCIENGITSEIDKNGDDISVINELLPDRVASTPLSTCIENGGSLEVDKNGDNSSVINEQLPDRVASTPLSTCIENGGSLEVDKNGDDNSVINEQLPDRVALTPLSTCIVNGGSLEVDKNENILNGKEGDRNDGSRDISEKLSAAPVNVNAKEDLVKQHAKVAEEAIAGWEKAENEVANLKKQLGTVTLRNSALEDRVTHLDGALKECVRQLRQTREEHEANIQDAVAEKTHELESDKIKLESKLIELQNKLDASNAKSSIERDMRQKVEWLEKEKMSLRHEILVQSEELKIRTIERDLSTQAAETASKQHLESIKKVAKLEAECRRLKSIASRASLVNDHKSIASSSFCVESLTDSQSDSTDRLTTVDCDIHKMSGSELNRCEPSCSDSWASALIAELDQFKNEKCCRQDPSGSVKIDLMDDFLEMERLAALPETKNESVVEESVVANQCIDKESALRAEFDIMSQQMDELKMKLEKVEADKAELGIALMKSEECIEESRLQLSEAILKLEELQTELEIAYKSKQKLENRLMSMEADTQTLSSKVVSLEADVDKERAVSHKFAMKCKDLEEELENKSAMLGLLEAEVDKERSVLHEIAIKCEGLEEELEGKCAKVDLLEAELVKERIASHEITAKCNDLEEELEGKSAKVNLLEAEVVKERAVSDEIAAKCKDLEKELESESAKVVLLEAEVEKERVMSEEIALKCRELEEEILRPTTNLYGEKKIKQEDLALAAGKLAECQKTIASLGNQLKSLATLEDFLIDTAGIPPSPSLIAHAGGELWKMHSNVTFSPKRDSTSSRLADGSSGPSLNQNEESSPLSSSSSTSSSALPNHASSEKSRNGFAKFFSRTKSGIRLEI, encoded by the exons ATGCTCTTCTGTGTTGATGTTAATGTTGGTTTGGTAGACACAATGACGGATAAGAAGAGATGGTTATGGAAGCGAAAGTCTTCCGAGAAGAGTTCGGGCGAAGCTGAGAGTTCGGGATCTGTTTCCTCTCATTCTGAGAGGTATTCTGATGAACAG GAAGTATCAAAAGAATCTTCTAATGGAAGCAGTCATTCACCTGATGTCACCTCAAAAGCTGTAGCCTGTGCTGAAGATGTAGACGATAGTTCAGTTATGAACGAACAGCTGCATGATGAAGTTGCACTGACACCTCTTTCTACATGCATCGAAAATGGCATTACATCAGAGATAGATAAAAATGGAGACGATATTTCAGTTATCAATGAACTGCTTCCGGATAGAGTTGCATCGACACCTCTTTCTACATGCATCGAAAATGGTGGTTCATTAGAGGTAGATAAAAATGGAGACAATAGTTCAGTTATCAATGAACAGCTGCCTGATAGAGTTGCATCGACACCTCTTTCTACATGCATAGAAAATGGCGGTTCATTAGAGGTAGATAAAAATGGAGACGATAATTCAGTTATCAATGAACAGCTGCCTGATAGAGTTGCATTGACACCTCTTTCTACATGCATTGTAAATGGAGGTTCACTCGAAgtagataaaaatgaaaatatattgaaTGGAAAAGAAGGTGATCGAAATGACGGGTCGAGGGATATATCTGAGAAGCTATCTGCTGCTCCTGTTAATGTCAATGCCAAAGAAGACTTGGTTAAGCAGCATGCAAAAGTTGCTGAAGAAGCCATAGCAG GCTGGGAAAAGGCTGAAAATGAAGTAGCAAATTTAAAGAAGCAACTCGGCACAGTCACCCTCAGGAATTCAGCTCTTGAAGATAGAGTCACGCATCTAGATGGAGCACTTAAGGAGTGCGTTAGGCAGTTAAGACAAACAAGAGAAGAGCACGAAGCAAATATTCAAGATGCCGTAGCCGAAAAGACTCACGAATTGGAATCTGACAAAATTAAACTCGAGAGCAAGCTCATTGAGCTCCAGAACAAATTAGATGCTTCAAATGCCAAATCTTCTATTGAGCGTGATATGCGTCAAAAGGTTGAATGGTTGGAGAAAGAGAAAATGTCTCTCAGGCATGAGATCCTAGTTCAATCAGAAGAGCTGAAAATCAGAACTATTGAGAGGGATTTAAGCACTCAAGCTGCTGAGACAGCTAGTAAGCAACATTTAGAGAGCATCAAGAAAGTTGCCAAGCTTGAGGCCGAGTGTCGGAGACTAAAGAGCATTGCTTCTAGAGCATCGCTAGTTAATGATCATAAATCCATTGCTTCATCCTCATTTTGTGTTGAATCTCTCACAGATAGTCAATCAGATAGTACAGACCGGCTTACTACGGTGGATTGTGATATCCATAAGATGAGTGGTTCAGAGCTAAACAGGTGTGAACCAAGTTGTTCCGACTCATGGGCATCTGCACTGATTGCTGAGCTTGATCAGTTCAAGAATGAAAAGTGCTGCCGACAAGATCCATCCGGTTCTGTTAAAATAGATCTAATGGACGACTTTCTTGAAATGGAACGACTCGCTGCATTGCCTGAGACGAAGAATGAAAGTGTTGTTGAGGAGTCTGTTGTTGCCAATCAATGCATTGACAAAGAAAGCGCACTTAGAGCCGAGTTTGACATCATGAGTCAGCAAATGGATGAACTAAAAATGAAGTTAGAGAAGGTGGAAGCAGATAAAGCTGAACTTGGGATAGCTTTGATGAAAAGCGAAGAGTGTATCGAGGAGTCACGACTTCAGTTGAGTGAGGCAATACTGAAACTGGAGGAGCTTCAAACAGAGCTAGAAATTGCGTACAAATCAAAGCAAAAGTTAGAAAATCGCCTAATGAGCATGGAGGCAGACACTCAAACACTATCTTCCAAGGTCGTTTCGTTAGAAGCAGATGTTGATAAGGAAAGGGCTGTGTCGCACAAATTTGCAATGAAGTGTAAGGACCTTGAAGAAGAGTTAGAAAACAAATCTGCGATGCTTGGCTTATTAGAAGCTGAGGTTGATAAGGAGAGGAGCGTGTTGCATGAAATTGCAATAAAATGCGAGGGCCTTGAGGAAGAGCTAGAAGGAAAATGTGCAAAGGTTGACTTGTTAGAAGCAGAGCTTGTCAAGGAGAGGATTGCGTCACATGAAATTACAGCCAAGTGTAACGACCTTGAGGAAGAGCTAGAAGGCAAATCTGCTAAGGTCAACTTGTTAGAAGCGGAGGTTGTTAAAGAAAGGGCCGTGTCAGATGAAATTGCAGCCAAGTGTAAGGATCTTGAAAAAGAGCTAGAAAGCGAATCTGCAAAGGTTGTCTTATTAGAAGCCGAGGTTGAAAAGGAGAGGGTGATGTCTGAAGAAATTGCATTGAAGTGTCGGGAATTGGAGGAAGAGATACTCAGGCCAACGACTAATTTGTATGGAGAAAAGAAAATCAAGCAG GAGGACCTAGCACTCGCTGCCGGAAAGCTTGCTGAGTGCCAGAAAACAATAGCATCTTTGGGGAATCAGCTAAAGTCTCTGGCTACACTTGAGGATTTCCTTATTGACACTGCTGGAATTCCTCCAAGTCCATCACTCATTGCTCATGCTGGTGGAGAGTTGTGGAAGATGCATTCAAATGTCACATTTTCACCTAAAAGAGATTCTACTTCTTCTAGATTGGCTGATGGTAGCTCTGGTCCATCCCTAAACCAAAATGAGGAAAGCTCGCCACTTTCATCGTCTTCTTCGACTTCATCA